A region from the Thermoplasmatales archaeon genome encodes:
- a CDS encoding Transposase gives MNSEELFRRLLGLEEPWIIKEIKFDHQEKRVDIFIDFPKGSRFPCPVCGIPYGVHDTEERTWRHLNVFQYPTYVHAREPRIKCDQHGKKTADLPWARKGSGFSLHFEAMVVEMGKEMPVSSVARIVGINEDSVWRILKHYVDEARKDQDLSGISVLGIDEFSVEKHHVYVTLFYDIKNSRVIHIEEGKDSDVFMKFMQKNPFLDVRNIEHITMDMCPPYISGAKRYFPDSSIVFDHFHVIKMMNDALDRIRRKESRENEILKHTRYDWLKNFSDLLQKERDRLMSVKSLDLQTSHAYHFKIALQRLWQVNAGIAESYLRKWISWASRSRMPDIIKLGKTINRHLAGIMEAIRSGINSAVVEGLNNKIRTAFKRSYGFKAHEYRDTIIYLVAGGLKLPPQC, from the coding sequence ATGAATTCTGAGGAACTGTTCAGGAGACTTCTAGGTTTAGAGGAGCCGTGGATCATTAAGGAAATAAAGTTCGATCACCAGGAAAAGAGGGTGGATATCTTCATAGATTTTCCGAAGGGATCTAGATTCCCATGCCCTGTCTGTGGAATACCATATGGAGTACACGACACTGAGGAACGCACATGGAGGCACCTGAACGTATTCCAGTATCCCACATACGTGCATGCAAGGGAACCCAGAATAAAATGTGATCAGCATGGAAAGAAGACCGCTGATCTGCCATGGGCAAGAAAGGGATCGGGATTCTCGCTGCACTTTGAAGCAATGGTTGTGGAGATGGGCAAAGAGATGCCGGTATCTTCAGTTGCAAGGATTGTGGGAATCAATGAGGATTCTGTCTGGAGAATCCTGAAACATTATGTGGATGAGGCCAGGAAAGATCAGGATCTCTCTGGCATATCAGTGCTGGGAATAGACGAATTCTCCGTGGAGAAGCATCATGTCTATGTTACTCTCTTTTACGACATAAAGAACAGCAGGGTCATACACATCGAGGAGGGAAAGGATTCCGATGTTTTCATGAAGTTCATGCAGAAGAATCCATTCCTTGATGTCAGGAACATAGAGCACATCACAATGGACATGTGCCCGCCATACATATCCGGCGCTAAACGGTATTTTCCGGATTCATCAATTGTCTTCGATCACTTCCACGTCATAAAGATGATGAATGATGCACTTGACAGGATCAGGCGTAAGGAGTCAAGGGAGAATGAAATCCTCAAACACACAAGATATGACTGGCTGAAGAATTTCAGTGATCTCTTACAAAAGGAGAGAGATCGCCTCATGTCCGTGAAATCCCTTGATCTGCAGACATCGCATGCATATCATTTCAAGATCGCCCTGCAGAGATTATGGCAGGTCAATGCAGGCATTGCTGAATCATACCTGAGGAAATGGATATCATGGGCATCCCGATCAAGGATGCCGGATATCATCAAGCTTGGAAAGACCATAAATCGGCATCTTGCTGGCATAATGGAAGCCATACGATCCGGAATAAATTCCGCTGTTGTTGAGGGACTGAACAACAAGATCCGGACAGCATTCAAGCGTTCTTATGGGTTCAAGGCCCATGAGTACAGGGACACGATCATCTATCTGGTGGCAGGAGGTCTGAAATTACCCCCACAATGTTGA